From Magnolia sinica isolate HGM2019 chromosome 13, MsV1, whole genome shotgun sequence, one genomic window encodes:
- the LOC131223129 gene encoding methyl-CpG-binding domain-containing protein 11-like isoform X1, whose protein sequence is MASEGPEVLSVELPAPPGWKKKFLPNKEGTPKKNEIIFTAPTGEEINNRKQLEQLLKSHSGGPKISEFDWGTGDTPRRSTRISEKSKATPPSESPPKKKRSKKSTDSVKDGVETEDAQETQEMKEDQTQENDTAKKEVPEEAAAEDNQYEKEAKMQEDGNPLAEQAAPVESQVGKEVNLQENLTKQEGFEEPNGDTPTSVVGAKIAKEARSEDGEKPILQVEDGAKTENKVIENSNH, encoded by the exons ATGGCAAGTGAGGGCCCTGAAGTTCTCTCCGTTGAACTCCCTGCTCCTCCTGGATGGAAGAAAAag TTCCTACCCAATAAAGAAGGCACACCGAAGAAGAACGAAATCATTTTTACTGCACCCACTGGGGAGGAGATCAACAACAGAAAGCAATTGGAGCAGCTCCTGAAATCCCACTCTGGCGGCCCCAAAATATCTGAATTTGACTGGGGTACTGGTGACACCCCGAGGAGATCAACAAGGATCAGTGAGAAGTCAAAAGCAACCCCACCTTCAGAAAGTCCGCCCAAGAAGAAGCGAAGCAAGAAATCAACGGATTCCGTGAAGGATGGTGTAGAAACAGAAGATGCCCAAGAAACCCAAGAGATGAAAGAGGATCAGACACAAGAAAATGACACAGCCAAGAAGGAAGTACCAGAAGAAGCTGCTGCTGAAGATAACCAATATGAGAAGGAAGCTAAAATGCAAGAAGATGGTAACCCATTAGCCGAACAAGCTGCTCCTGTAGAATCCCAAGTCGGAAAGGAAGTTAATCTGCAGGAGAATCTCACAAAGCAGGAAGGGTTTGAAGAGCCGAATGGAGACACACCTACATCTGTAGTGGGAGCAAAAATTGCGAAAGAAGCTCGTAGTGAGGATGGTGAGAAACCCATTTTGCAGGTGGAAGATGGAGCGAAAACCGAGAACAAAGTGATTGAAAACAGCAACCACTAA
- the LOC131223129 gene encoding methyl-CpG-binding domain-containing protein 11-like isoform X2: protein MELLFLFLPNKEGTPKKNEIIFTAPTGEEINNRKQLEQLLKSHSGGPKISEFDWGTGDTPRRSTRISEKSKATPPSESPPKKKRSKKSTDSVKDGVETEDAQETQEMKEDQTQENDTAKKEVPEEAAAEDNQYEKEAKMQEDGNPLAEQAAPVESQVGKEVNLQENLTKQEGFEEPNGDTPTSVVGAKIAKEARSEDGEKPILQVEDGAKTENKVIENSNH from the exons ATGGAGCTATTGTTCTTG TTCCTACCCAATAAAGAAGGCACACCGAAGAAGAACGAAATCATTTTTACTGCACCCACTGGGGAGGAGATCAACAACAGAAAGCAATTGGAGCAGCTCCTGAAATCCCACTCTGGCGGCCCCAAAATATCTGAATTTGACTGGGGTACTGGTGACACCCCGAGGAGATCAACAAGGATCAGTGAGAAGTCAAAAGCAACCCCACCTTCAGAAAGTCCGCCCAAGAAGAAGCGAAGCAAGAAATCAACGGATTCCGTGAAGGATGGTGTAGAAACAGAAGATGCCCAAGAAACCCAAGAGATGAAAGAGGATCAGACACAAGAAAATGACACAGCCAAGAAGGAAGTACCAGAAGAAGCTGCTGCTGAAGATAACCAATATGAGAAGGAAGCTAAAATGCAAGAAGATGGTAACCCATTAGCCGAACAAGCTGCTCCTGTAGAATCCCAAGTCGGAAAGGAAGTTAATCTGCAGGAGAATCTCACAAAGCAGGAAGGGTTTGAAGAGCCGAATGGAGACACACCTACATCTGTAGTGGGAGCAAAAATTGCGAAAGAAGCTCGTAGTGAGGATGGTGAGAAACCCATTTTGCAGGTGGAAGATGGAGCGAAAACCGAGAACAAAGTGATTGAAAACAGCAACCACTAA